A single region of the Mustela lutreola isolate mMusLut2 chromosome 2, mMusLut2.pri, whole genome shotgun sequence genome encodes:
- the SON gene encoding protein SON isoform X2, giving the protein MATNIEQIFRSFVVSKFREIQQELSSGRSEGQLNGETNTPNEGNQAGDAAASARSLPNEEIVQKIEEVLSGVLDTELRYKPDLKEASRKSKCVSVQTDPTDEIPTKKSKKHKKHKNKKKKKKKEKEKKYKRQPEESESKAKSHHDGNIDLESDSFLKFDSEPSAVALEHPVRAFGLSETSESPAVVLEPPVVSMEVSEAHTLETLKPATKTAELSVASTSTISVQSEQSVAVTLESSMTKILDSFTTAPVPTSTVMLKSPEPAVTMSMEYQMKPMLKSLETTPPEQSKVMLEPPVAKGLEPSETLVLLSEIPTEVHPEPSTSTTMDFPESSATEGVRLPEQPVEVPSEIADSSMTRPQELLELPKTTALEQPESSVASVMELPGPPATSKPELQGPPVTPVLELPGPSATPLPELPGPLSTPVPELLGPPATAVPELPGPSATSVPQLSQELPGLPAPSVGLEPPQEVPEPPVMAQELPGLPAVTAAVELPGQPAVTVAMELTEQPVTTSELEQPVGMTAVEHPGQPEVTTATGLLGQPEAAMVLELPGQPVATTALELPGQPSVTGVPELPGLPSATRALELSGQPVATGALELPGQLMATGALEFSGQSGAAGALELLGQPLATGVLELPGQPGAPELPGQPVATVALEISVQSVVTTELSTMTVSQSLEVPSTTALESYNTVAQELPTTLVGETSVTVGVDPLMAQESHMLASNTMETHMLASNTMDSQMLASNTMDSQMLASNTMDSQMLATSSMDSQMLATSSMDSQMLATSSMDSQMLATSSMDSQMLATSSMDSQMLATSSMDSQMLATSSMDSQMLATSSMDSQMLATSTMDSQMLATSTMDSQMLATSSMDSQMLASGTMDSQMLASGTMDAQMLASGSMDAQMLASSTQDSAMLGSKSPDPYRLAQDPYRLAQDPYRLGHDPYRLGHDAYRLGQDPYRLGHDPYRLTPDPYRMSPRPYRIAPRSYRIAPRPYRLAPRPLMLASRRSMMMSYAAERSMMSSYERSMMSYERSMMSPMAERSMMSAYERSMMSAYERSMMSPMAERSMMSAYERSMMSAYERSMMSPMADRSMMSMSADRSMMSSYSAADRSMMSSYSAADRSMMSSYTADRSMMSMAADSYTDSYTDTYTEAYMVPPLPPEEPPTMPPLPPEEPPMTPPLPPEEPPEGPALPTEQSALTAENTWPTEVPALPPEESVSLSEPSVSQSEISEPSALPANYSVSASDPSALASEAAVTVPDPALEPESSVTSTPVESAVVAEEHQVVPERAVTYMVSETTIMSAEPTVLASESSVMSETAETFDSMKASGHASEVSLSLLDPAAANPEASQSTLELPAMAVSELPAVAVPEPPTGTVPEPPATAAVLEPPAVAIPDPTAVAVSDPIAVAVPDTPAEGVPETLALVESEHVTTPVPVVSALEPTVPVLEPAVSVPQSNTVVSEPSVPVQEPTVIISEPAVTVSEQTQVIPTEMVLESTPMILESSVVKGVNLLSSDQNTAPEIGMQEIPMHSDEEPHAEGHLKNDPYESEHGTDTDLKTDNHFVAQEMEHNTASAASTGAVGEIGEGNILSIGETKQCTVLDTCSSVSEADGGTLSSAGPLALEPDAVGTSKGIEFAIASALGSVSNYDAEVSLTAQDTEHDMIISTSPSGGSEADIEGPLPAKDIHLDLPSNNFINKDAEGPLSIKDCDQTLAVALSPKESSGEDKEIPLPTKEIQSDSGFSATIDDINEADLVRPLLPKDMERLTSLRAGIEGPLLPSEVERDKSATSPVVISIPERASESSSEEKDDYEIFVKVKDTHEKSKKNKNRDKGEKEKKRDSSLRSRSKRSKSSEHKSRKRTSESRSRARKRSSKSKSHRSQTRSRSRSRRRRRSSRSRSKSRGRRSVSKEKRKRSPKHRSKSRERKRKRSSSRDNRKTVRARSRTPSRRSRSHTPSRRRRSRSVGRRSFSISPSRRSRTPSRRSRTPSRRSRTPSRRSRTPSRRSRTPSRRSRTPSRRRRSRSVVRRRSFSISPVRLRRSRTPLRRRFSRSPIRRKRSRSSERGRSPKRLTDLNKAQLLEIAKANAAAMCAKAGVPLPPNLKPAPPPTIEEKVAKKSGGATIEELTEKCKQIAQSKEDDDVIVNKPHVSDEEEEEPPFYHHPFKLSEPKPIFFNLNIAAAKPTPPKSQVTLTKEFPVSSGSQHRKKEADSVYGEWVPVEKNGEENKDDDNVFSSNLPSEPVDISTAMSERALAQKRLSENAFDLEAMSMLNRAQERIDAWAQLNSIPGQFTGSTGVQVLTQEQLANTGAQAWIKKDQFLRAAPVTGGMGAVLMRKMGWREGEGLGKNKEGNKEPILVDFKTDRKGLVAVGERAQKRSGNFSAAMKDLSGKHPVSALMEICNKRRWQPPEFLLVHDSGPDHRKHFLFRVLRNGSPYQPNCMFFLNRY; this is encoded by the exons ATGGCGACCAACATCGAGCAGATTTTTAGGTCTTTCGTGGTCAGTAAATTCCGGGAAATTCAACAGGAGCTTTCCAG TGGAAGGAGTGAAGGCCAGCTCAATGGTGAAACAAATACACCTAATGAAGGAAACCAGGCAGGTGATGCAGCTGCCTCTGCCAGGAGCCTCCCAAATGAAGAAATAGTTCAGAAGATAGAGGAAGTACTTTCTGGGGTCTTAGATACAGAACTACGATATAAGCCAG acCTGAAGGAGGCCTCCAGAAAAAGTAAATGTGTGTCTGTACAAACAGATCCTACCGATGAAATTCCCACCAAAAAGTCAAAGAAgcataaaaagcacaaaaataaaaagaagaaaaagaagaaagaaaaggaaaaaaagtataaaagacaGCCAGAAGAATCTGAATCAAAGGCGAAATCACATCATGATGGGAACATAGATTTAGAATCGGATTCCTTTTTGAAGTTTGATTCTGAGCCTTCAGCGGTGGCACTGGAGCATCCTGTAAGAGCTTTTGGCCTTTCTGAGACCAGTGAATCTCCTGCAGTTGTATTAGAACCTCCTGTGGTATCAATGGAGGTATCAGAGGCACACACCTTAGAAACTCTGAAGCCAGCTACAAAAACTGCAGAACTGTCCGTTGCATCAACATCAACAATTTCAGTGCAGTCAGAGCAGTCTGTGGCAGTCACGCTGGAATCATCCATGACAAAGATTTTGGATTCCTTTACAACGGCACCAGTGCCTACTTCAACAGTAATGCtaaagtcacctgagccagctgTAACAATGTCAATGGAGTATCAGATGAAGCCTATGTTGAAATCTTTGGAGACCACACCTCCAGAGCAATCAAAGGTCATGTTAGAACCTCCAGTAGCAAAAGGGCTAGAGCCTTCAGAAACCCTTGTGTTATTGTCTGAGATACCTACTGAGGTGCACCCTGAGCCAAGCACATCAACAACAATGGATTTTCCAGAGTCCTCAGCAACTGAAGGGGTCAGATTGCCAGAGCAGCCTGTCGAAGTACCATCGGAGATTGCAGATTCATCCATGACAAGACCACAGGAGTTGCTGGAGCTCCCCAAGACCACAGCGTTGGAGCAGCCGGAGTCGTCGGTGGCCTCAGTGATGGAGTTGCCGGGGCCACCTGCGACCTCCAAGCCGGAGTTGCAGGGGCCCCCTGTGACTCCAGTGCTGGAGTTACCTGGGCCCTCTGCTACCCCCTTGCCAGAGTTGCCAGGCCCCCTTTCTACCCCAGTGCCTGAGTTGCTAGGGCCCCCTGCGACGGCAGTGCCTGAGTTGCCGGGGCCCTCTGCGACATCAGTGCCACAGTTGTCGCAGGAATTACCAGGGCTTCCAGCACCATCCGTGGGGTTGGAGCCACCACAGGAGGTACCAGAGCCACCTGTGATGGCACAGGAGTTGCCAGGGCTGCCTGCGGTGACAGCAGCAGTAGAGTTGCCAGGGCAGCCTGCGGTAACAGTAGCAATGGAGTTGACCGAACAACCTGTGACGACGTCAGAGTTGGAGCAGCCTGTGGGGATGACAGCGGTGGAACATCCTGGGCAGCCTGAGGTGACAACGGCAACAGGGTTGCTGGGGCAACCTGAGGCAGCGATGGTGCTGGAGTTGCCAGGACAGCCAGTGGCAACGACAGCGCTGGAGTTGCCAGGGCAGCCTTCGGTGACTGGGGTGCCAGAGTTGCCAGGGCTGCCTTCGGCAACTAGGGCACTGGAGTTGTCAGGGCAGCCTGTGGCAACTGGGGCACTGGAGTTGCCTGGGCAGCTCATGGCAACTGGGGCACTGGAGTTCTCGGGGCAGTCTGGGGCAGCTGGAGCACTGGAGCTTTTGGGGCAGCCTCTGGCAACGGGGGTGCTGGAGTTGCCAGGGCAGCCTGGGGCACCAGAGTTGCCTGGGCAGCCTGTGGCAACTGTGGCGCTGGAGATCTCTGTTCAGTCTGTGGTGACAACGGAGCTGTCAACGATGACCGTGTCGCAGTCCCTGGAGGTGCCCTCGACGACAGCGCTGGAATCCTATAATACGGTAGCACAGGAGCTGCCTACTACATTAGTGGGGGAGACTTCTGTAACAGTAGGAGTGGATCCCTTGATGGCTCAGGAATCCCATATGTTAGCTTCTAACACCATGGAGACCCATATGTTAGCGTCCAACACCATGGACTCCCAGATGCTAGCGTCCAACACCATGGACTCCCAGATGCTAGCGTCCAACACCATGGACTCCCAGATGTTAGCAACTAGCTCCATGGACTCCCAGATGTTAGCAACTAGCTCCATGGACTCCCAGATGTTAGCAACCAGCTCCATGGACTCCCAGATGTTAGCAACCAGCTCCATGGACTCTCAGATGTTAGCAACCAGCTCCATGGACTCCCAGATGTTAGCAACCAGTTCCATGGACTCTCAGATGTTAGCAACCAGCTCCATGGACTCTCAGATGTTAGCAACCAGCTCCATGGACTCCCAGATGTTAGCAACCAGCACCATGGACTCCCAGATGTTAGCAACCAGCACCATGGACTCCCAGATGTTAGCTACTAGCTCTATGGATTCTCAGATGTTAGCATCAGGCACTATGGACTCTCAAATGTTAGCCTCCGGCACCATGGATGCCCAGATGTTGGCATCTGGTTCCATGGATGCCCAGATGTTAGCATCTAGTACCCAAGATTCTGCAATGTTGGGTTCAAAATCTCCAGATCCCTACAGGTTAGCTCAGGATCCTTACCGGTTAGCTCAGGATCCTTATAGGTTAGGTCATGACCCTTACAGGTTAGGCCATGATGCCTACAGGTTAGGGCAAGACCCTTATAGATTAGGCCATGATCCCTACAGACTAACTCCTGATCCATATAGGATGTCTCCTAGACCCTATAGGATAGCACCCAGGTCCTATAGAATAGCCCCCAGGCCATATAGGTTAGCACCAAGACCCCTGATGTTAGCATCTAGACGTTCTATGATGATGTCCTATGCTGCAGAACGTTCCATGATGTCATCTTATGAACGCTCTATGATGTCCTATGAGCGGTCTATGATGTCCCCTATGGCTGAGCGCTCTATGATGTCAGCCTATGAGCGCTCTATGATGTCAGCCTATGAGCGCTCTATGATGTCCCCTATGGCTGAGCGCTCTATGATGTCAGCTTACGAACGCTCTATGATGTCAGCTTACGAGCGCTCCATGATGTCCCCAATGGCTGACCGATCTATGATGTCCATGAGTGCCGACCGGTCTATGATGTCGTCCTACTCTGCTGCTGACCGGTCTATGATGTCATCGTACTCTGCAGCTGACCGATCTATGATGTCATCTTACACTGCTGATCGTTCAATGATGTCTATGGCAGCTGATTCTTACACCGATTCTTATACTGATACATATACGGAGGCATATATGGTGCCACCTTTGCCTCCTGAAGAGCCTCCAACAATGCCACCATTGCCACCTGAGGAGCCACCAATGACACCACCATTGCCTCCTGAGGAACCACCAGAGGGTCCAGCATTACCTACTGAGCAGTCAGCATTAACAGCTGAAAATACTTGGCCTACTGAGGTGCCCGCATTACCTCCTGAAGAGTCTGTGTCGCTGTCTGAACCTTCTGTGAGTCAAAGTGAGATTTCCGAGCCTTCGGCATTACCTGCTAATTATTCAGTGTCAGCATCAGATCCTTCAGCGTTAGCGTCAGAGGCCGCTGTGACTGTTCCTGACCCAGCATTAGAGCCAGAGTCTTCGGTTACATCAACACCTGTAGAGTCTGCTGTAGTAGCAGAAGAACATCAAGTTGTTCCAGAGAGAGCGGTGACTTACATGGTATCTGAAACTACCATAATGTCAGCTGAACCAACTGTATTAGCATCAGAGTCTTCAGTTATGTCTGAGACAGCAGAAACCTTTGATTCCATGAAAGCTTCAGGACATGCCTCAGaggtgtctctttctctcttggatCCAGCTGCAGCTAATCCAGAGGCATCACAGAGCACTCTAGAGCTGCCAGCCATGGCTGTTTCAGAGCTCCCAGCTGTGGCTGTCCCAGAGCCACCAACAGGGACTGTTCCAGAGCCCCCAGCAACAGCAGCTGTCCTAGAGCCCCCAGCCGTGGCTATCCCTGACCCAACAGCTGTGGCTGTCTCTGACCCAATAGCTGTGGCTGTTCCAGACACACCTGCTGAGGGTGTCCCGGAGACCCTGGCCTTGGTTGAATCTGAGCATGTAACCACTCCTGTGCCAGTTGTTTCTGCCCTGGAGCCTACTGTGCCTGTGCTGGAACCAGCAGTGTCAGTTCCTCAGTCTAATACAGTTGTTTCAGAACCATCTGTTCCTGTCCAAGAACCCACTGTGATAATTTCAGAGCCTGCTGTCACTGTCTCAGAGCAGACCCAAGTAATACCAACTGAGATGGTTTTAGAGTCTACACCAATGATACTGGAGTCTAGTGTTGTAAAAGGAGTGAATTTACTATCTAGTGATCAAAATACAGCTCCAGAGATTGGCATGCAGGAGATTCCCATGCATTCAGATGAAGAGCCACATGCTGAAGGACACCTGAAGAATGACCCATATGAAAGTGAACATGGTACAGATACAGACCTTAAAACAGACAATCATTTTGTTGCTCAAGAGATGGAACATAATACAGCGTCTGCTGCCAGTACTGGTGCTGTTGGTGAAATTGGTGAAGGGAATATTCTGTCGATCGGTGAGACTAAACAATGCACAGTATTGGATACCTGCTCTAGTGTTAGTGAAGCTGATGGAGGAACTCTGTCTTCTGCTGGCCCTCTTGCTCTTGAACCTGATGCAGTGGGAACGAGTAAGGGTATTGAATTTGCCATAGCATCTGCTCTTGGTTCAGTTAGTAATTATGATGCTGAAGTATCTTTAACTGCTCAAGATACTGAACATGACATGATCATTTCCACTAGCCCTAGTGGTGGTAGCGAAGCTGACATAGAGGGACCTTTGCCTGCTAAAGACATTCATCTTGATTTACCATCTAATAACTTTATTAATAAGGATGCAGAAGGACCATTATCTATAAAAGACTGTGACCAGACATTAGCAGTTGCTCTCAGTCCTAAAGAAAGCAGTGGAGAAGATAAAGAAATACCTCTCCCTACTAAAGAGATACAGTCAGATTCAGGATTTTCTGCCACTATTGATGATATTAATGAAGCAGATTTAGTAAGACCATTACTTCCTAAGGACATGGAACGTCTTACAAGCCTTAGAGCTGGCATTGAGGGACCTTTACTTCCAAGTGAGGTTGAACGTGACAAATCTGCTACCAGTCCAGTTGTAATCAGTATACCAGAAAGAGCTTCAGAGTCGTCTTCAGAGGAAAAAGATGATTATGAAATTTTTGTAAAAGTTAAGGACACAcatgagaaaagcaagaaaaacaaaaaccggGACAAAggtgagaaggagaagaaaagggactCTTCATTAAGATCTCGAAGTAAGCGTTCCAAGTCTTCTGAACACAAATCACGCAAGCGTACCAGCGAATCTCGTTCTAGGGCAAGGAAGAGATCATCTAAGTCCAAGTCTCATCGCTCTCAAACGCGTTCAAGGTCCCGTTCGAGacgcaggaggaggagcagcaggtcAAGGTCAAAGTCCAGAGGAAGGCGCTCTGTATCAAAAGAGAAGCGCAAAAGATCTCCAAAGCACAGGTCAAAgtccagggaaagaaaaagaaaaagatcaagttCCAGGGATAACCGGAAAACAGTTAGAGCTCGCAGTCGCACCCCAAGTCGTCGGAGTCGGAGTCACACACCAAGTCGTCGAAGAAGATCTAGATCTGTGGGGCGGAGGAGCTTTAGTATTTCCCCAAGCCGTCGGAGCCGCACCCCAAGCCGCCGGAGCCGCACGCCTAGCCGTAGGAGCCGCACCCCTAGCCGCCGGAGCCGTACCCCAAGCCGCCGGAGCCGCACCCCAAGCCGCCGGAGCCGCACCCCTAGTCGCCGGAGAAGATCGAGGTCTGTGGTTAGGAGACGAAGCTTTAGTATCTCACCAGTGAGATTAAGGAGATCACGAACACCATTGAGAAGAAGGTTTAGCAGATCTCCCATCCGCCGTAAACGGTCCAGGTCTTCTGAAAGAGGCAGATCACCTAAACGCCTAACAGATTTGA ATAAGGCTCAGTTACTTGAAATAGCCAAAGCTAATGCAGCTGCCATGTGTGCTAAGGCTGGTGTTCCTTTACCGCCAAACCTAAAGCCTGCACCTCCACCTACAATAgaagagaaagtagctaaaaaGTCAGGAGGAGCTACTATAGAAGAACTAACTGAG aaatgcaaaCAGATCGCACAGAGTAAAGAAGATGATGATGTGATAGTGAATAAACCTCATGTTTCAGACGAAGAGGAAGAAGAACCTCCTTTTTATCATCATCCCTTTAAACTCAGTGAACCCAAACCCATTTTTTTCAATCTGAAT attGCTGCGGCAAAGCCAACTCCACCAAAAAGCCAGGTAACGTTAACGAAAGAGTTTCCTGTGTCGTCTGGATCACAACATCGAAAAAAAGAAGCAGATAGTGTGTATGGAGAATGGGTTCCTGTAGAGAAAAAtggtgaagaaaacaaagatgatgATAATGTTTTCAGCAGCAATTTGCCCTCTGAG ccTGTGGACATCTCAACAGCAATGAGTGAGCGGGCACTTGCTCAGAAAAGACTCAGTGAGAATGCATTTGACCTTGAAGCCATGAGCATGTTAAATCGAGCTCAGGAACGG atCGATGCCTGGGCTCAGCTGAACTCCATTCCCGGTCAGTTTACCGGAAGTACGGGAGTGCAGGTTCTGACACAAGAGCAGTTGGCCAATACTGGTGCCCAAGCCTGGATTAAAAAG GATCAGTTCTTAAGAGCAGCCCCGGTAACTGGAGGAATGGGAGCCGTTTTGATGAGAAAAAtgggatggagagaaggagaaggattaggaaaaaacaaagaaggaaataaggagCCTATCCTAGTTGATTTTAAGACAGACCGAAAAG gtctcGTTGCAGTaggagaaagagcacaaaagCGGTCCGGAAACTTCTCTGCTGCAATGAAAGATCTGTCAG gCAAACATCCTGTGTCTGCTTTGATGGAAATCTGTAATAAGAGAAGGTGGCAACCACCAGAATTTCTCTTGGTCCATGATAGTGGCCCTGATCATcgcaaacattttctctttagg GTATTGAGAAATGGAAGCCCTTACCAGCCCAATTGTATGTTTTTCTTGAATAGGTATTGA